The following nucleotide sequence is from Melioribacteraceae bacterium.
ATTGGGATGAAATTGAATACTTCAAACTCGCCGTTCCTCATGCCGAAAGAGATGAGATGGTAGCAGAAGTGAAAGACGGTTGCAATGGTTGCCACACACCGATAGCTTATATTGCCGGTGATACACCTCCACCCTTCCCCCACGAAAACTCCCGAGCTAATGAATCTGTATCATGCGATGTTTGTCATACAATTACTGGTTTTGAGGGAGATATTCCCTATAATTTTAATTACATCATGTCTCCCGGAAAAACAAAATATAGTTCTCGTAAAGGAGATATTGATTCACCTGCTCATCAAATTGTCCGATCCGAATTTCATAAATCAGGAGACTTTTGCGGTATTTGCCACAACGAAAAAAGTCCTTATGATGCTTGGGTAAAATCAACTCACCTTGAATGGAAAGAAGGTCCTTATTTCAAAGAAGGTGTTCAATGCCAAGATTGTCATATGACAAAAACTAAATTTAAAAGTGCTTCAATGGGATTAACTTATGAAGATACAAAACTTCATCTATTCCATGGTGCTCATGATGAAGGTAAAGTAAAAGGAACAATTGAAGTAAGAATTAATCCCGATATCCGTGAAGTTGAACCGGGTGAAGTTGTAAAGTTCACTGTAGCTCTTTTCAATCAAAAGACCGGGCATAAATTTCCGACCGGTTCAGTTGAAGATAGAATCGTTTGGCTGCATGTTGAAGCTACTGATTCAGAAGGGAATGTTTATCATCTACCGGTAGACAAGAAAGGATTTGATGGCGAGGAATATACAATCGCTGCCGATGTTTTAGCTTATCAAGATATGGGCATTGCTCTGGATGATCCAAATTTTAAAGGAGTCCAGCGAGATGCCGTTCCGGTTGGAGATCGAATTTTTAGGATGCCTTATTTCGATCCTCAAGGTAGAATGACAATTCAGCAGTGGAATACTAAATCGCTTGGTGTAGATTATCGAATTGGACCAAGAGAAACTCAGACGGAAACTTTCACTTTCAGACTGCCCTATGAAATAGCAGAAGGTAAAGTAAAGGTAAAAGCTACAATTAACTATCAGAAGCTTGTTTCTTCAGTTGGTGAATTTTTAGAAGTACCTGAAGATGAAATGGAAATAATAAAAGTCGGTGAACACAGCACAGAATTTACAGTCTTCTATTAATGGAGGAATTAAAATGAAAAGAATTGTTGTAAACATATTTATTGTATCTATATTATTGGTATTATTTTCCGATACAATTTTAGCAATTCCGGCTTTTGCTCGGAAATATAATATGAGTTGTACTACGTGTCATGCACCCGCACCAAGACTAAAAGCTTACGGAGATGAATTTGCCGGTAACGGATTTAAACTTTCGGATCAACAAAATCCGCGTTATTATGTTGATACAGGTGATGATGAACTATCACTTATTCGAGACTTCCCTCTTGCTGTAAGATTAGAAGGTTTAGTTACCTATAACAATAATAATTCTGATAAGGCAGATTTTAATGCACCATATAATCTAAAATTATTATCAGGCGGAGAAATTGCACCCGATATAGCTTATTACTTTTATTTTTTCTTCAGTGAACGCGGACATGTTGCGGGAATAGAAGATGCCTTCATTATGTTTAATAATTTATTCGGTTCCGAACTTGATTTATATGTCGGTCAGTTTCAAGTTTCCGATCCACTTTTCAAAAGAGAACTTAGATTAACTTTTGCCGATTATGATATTTACAAAACTAGTATCGGCGCGTCGCGTATAAATCTAGCATACGATCGTGGAATAATGTTAACATACGGTTTTGATACTGGTACAGACATAATAGTCGAAGTATTAAACGGAACAGGAATCGGTGATGCCGATGCATTGAAAAATTTTGATTACGACAAACATAAAAACTTTGCCGGAAGAATCTCGCAAGATGTGAGCGATTTTTTACGAATTGGTGGTTTTGGTTATTATGGAAAGGAAGATTTAGAGCAAGGCGGCGATTATTTTACAAATGAAGTTTGGTATGCCGGTGCTGATCTAACTCTCAGCTATGAAGATCTTGTTGAATTAAATGCGCAGTATCTCTTAAGAAATGATTCACATCCTTTGTCCAAAACTCTTTACTCCTTTAATGAAGATATTAAGACTAAAGGAATATTCGGAGAATTAATTTATACGCCGGAAGGTGATAAAAGTAAATGGTATGCATCAGCTTTATACAATTGGCAAGAATCCGACTTGCCCGGATATAATCTTTCAAAAGCTACTGGTCACATTGGCTGGGTAGTAAGAAGAAATATTAGATTATTCTGTGAATTTAGTTATGATATTGAATATGAATTTGGTCAAATTGGTGTAGGGTTTATTTCAGCTTTCTAAGCTGAGATTAAAGGGAGGTACACAAGAGGCGGACATTTGTTCGCCTTTTTTATTTCCTTCTACTCCACAAATTATTTGCTTTCTCTTTAAATTTTGCGAGCAATTTTTCAGCCCAAACAAATTCTGTTGCAAGCACCGCGAGTCCGACCGGGATAATAATTATTGCAGGACCTGGTAAAAATATTACCACAATTCCAATCAATAAGATAGTGAATCCAAACACCGCAACAATTATTTTCTTTATCTTTTTACGCATAGAACTCCGCTGAGCAATTAGCAAATATAAAATTTTCTTTTCAAAATACTACTTTGGCTTTTAATGGTTGGAATTGTATAAGTTCAACAGGTGTGTTTAAAATAACAAACCCGTCTATTGACGGGTTTTGTGGGGGCACATGGATTCGAACCAAGGACCTTCTGCTTGTAAGGCAGACGCTCTAAACCAGCTGAGCTATGCCCCCTTTTTCACTTCCAGTAAATCAAAAATCAGACTTCAATTATACCACTCTTATGTTAATTTTTCAAATAAATTCTTACTTATTTGATGAATATTATGCTGAGCGGATGACGGGGATCGAACCCGCGACATTCAGCTTGGGAAGCTGACACTCTACCAACTGAGTTACATCCGCCTATATTCAAAATTAATTAGCCGGAAAGATTAATTCAATATAAATTTGTAAACTTGTTTTGTACTCATTAAACTTTTATGACTAAGAAAAATCAGAAAATACTCCACCTTTCCATCATATTCGGAATTCTTTTAATTAGTTTCTTTGCTTGGAATACCTTCGTTCTATTTCCCATTAAAATTTTTGTCGTTTTGCTTCATGAAATGAGTCACGGAATTGTTGCCGTTTTTACAGGCGGTAAAATTATTTCTATTGAAGTAACCGAATATCTTGGCGGTATTACAACTACAGAAGGCGGAAACATAATTCTAATTGCTTCATCAGGTTATTTAGGAAGTATTGCGATCGGCACTTTACTTTTTTATTCATCATTTGATAAAAAACTTTCTATATGGTTTACAACCGGATTGGCAATTTTGCTTCTGATATTCACTGCAAATTTTTTAATTGGGACAGTAAGCCAAATTACAGCAATGTTAGCAGCTATTATATTAATTATCTCACCGAGATATTTTAATGCAATCGCTAATCAAATCTTACTGCAAGCGATTGGATTAGTTAGTGTGTTCTATGTATTAATCGATATGAAGGAAGATTTGCTTTCGGGAAGTACTTATAAAACCGATTCAAATTTGTTGGAATCGTTGACCACTATTCCTTCAACATTTATTGCACTGTTTTGGATGTCGATTTCAATAATAGTCATTTACTTTTTGGTAAGAAAATTACTGCTGGCTAAATAACCGATGACTCATTTCTTGGATCTTTCACCATAGAAAGTATCCATAATCCTACAACAAAAAATGCACCTATTGATAGAATTGCCGCACGTTGACTTCCGGTTGTGAAGCTAATTATTCCGAATACAAGTGGACCAAGAATTGCAGAACTTTTTCCAAAGAAAGAATAGAAACCAAAAAATTCGGTTTTACGATCAGGTGGAGTTAATTTTGACATTAAACTTCTGCTCGTAGATTGTGTTGCGCCCATTACGCTTCCGGCTAACAAACCAATAACATAAAACGCGTCCTTTTGAACGGTGACAACATCGGAATTAAAATATGCTGTGAAATATCTAACTAAGTAAGCATCCGGTGAACTCGTCATGAATGCTAATAAGATTGTAAATATCCAAATTATGAGAGACAATACAATAGATTTTTTCTGTCCGACTGAATCAGCAAGTATTCCGAATGTTACCGATCCGAGTATTGCGGTTGTTTGCACTATTAAAAAGAATGTGATCAACTCCATCATGGAAAAATTAAGAGTTGTACTTGCGTAATTACCCGAGAAAAATATAATCGTGTTAACACCTTCTATATAAAAAAAGTATGCGATTAAAAAAGTGGCTAAGTTTTTATAATTCTTAAGATGACTTAGAGTATTCCAAACTCTTTTAAATCCAATACTTGCAAATGATTCTGTATGAATTACATCTTTCCGAGAATCTTTTAAAAATATAAATAGCGGGATAGCAAAAAGGAAAAAGAATAATGCAGATATCGGGAAGGTTTCTCTGATCATTTCATTTTGGATGAACGGGAAGGCAAGAGCAAGTGAGGCTAATGAACCGATATAACCCATCGCAAATCCGTATCCGCTAACTCTTCCATAATTTTTAGGAGTTGTAATTTCCGGAAGAAATGCATCGTAAAAGACAAGTCCCGCTTCAAAACCGATATTAGCTAGAATGAATAGAAGAACCGCCCAAAAAATATCCCCTTCTCCCACAAAATAGAGCAAGGAAGTTGAAAGAATACAGAGTAGAGTAAAGAAAAGTAAAAACCGTTTTTTACCTGCGGAATAATCAGCAATTGCACCAAGAATAGGAGAAATAAACGCGACAATAATCATTGAGGCTGATGTACCGATACTCCAATAAAGATCACCTATCGGCTGACCGGCTGCGACTGTTTCTTTGAAGTAAACGGCAAATAAAAAGGTAACAACTACAATTGAGTACGATGTATTGGCGAGATCGAAGAGGGTCCAAATAAAAATCTTAAATTTGCTTTCAGGTGTTTTTTGTGATTGTTTGGTCAATCAATCCTCTTCCGACTTTATTAAGTTTACCACTTTGTTTTAGATCAGTTAAAATTGCGTCAAGTATTCCGTTAATAAATTTACCGCTGTTTGATGTACTATAATCCTTCGCAATCTCAATTACCTCATTGATTGAAACTTTTGGTGGAATATCCGGGAAATAAAATATTTCAGCAATTCCTATTCTCAATAAAATTCTGTCTATTAGAGCGATGCGATCCATTTCCCAGTTATTCACTCTCTCCGAAATTTGCGCGTCAAGTTCTTTCCGGTTTGCAATAACAGCATTAACAAGTTTTGTCGAAAATTCTTTATCAGATTTTGTTGTAATATCAATGAGAATACCGTCAAGAAGGTTTTGCAAACCATCACCGCTCATTTCGTACGCATACAAAACTTGCAGACTTTTTTCTCTTAAAACTCTTCTAATTGTTTTCTTTGCAGGCATATATGTCATATATCAAAACTTAATAGAACGATGAAAAAAAATATAGAGTGCGCTACCTATTTTATCAAAATAAAAAATAAAAGGTTGTCTCAAATTGACAGAGACAACCATAAAGTATTTACTTTGTTGTTAATTCGCCTAATCTACCGGAAAAATTTGAATACCCGGAATAGATTTTCCTAATTCCACCAATATTTTGCAGTCTTTCTTCTGCAAGCTTATTAGATGCAACATGCGTCGGGACATTGTGTTCTTTTGAAAGCAATAATACTTTTTTAACGATATCATAGATCGCTTCAGCTTGTTTCATTGCTCTATCTTGTCGGTAGCCTTCTAATTCATTAGATACGTTGATTAAACCTCCGGCATTTATTACATAATCGGGGGCATATAAAATGCCTTTATCCAAAAGCATTTGACCGTGTTTATTTTCGTCTTCAAGCTGATTATTAGCTCCACCAGCAATAATCTCACATTTTAATTTTGCAATCGTTTCATCATTTAGGATTCCACCAAGAGCGGTAGGGGCAAAGATCTCAGCATCAGTGTCATAAATTTCTTCCGGTTTAACAACATGTGCTTTTACTGTTTCAAGAATTCGTTTTACTTTATCCTCAACTATATCGGTGATTATTAATTCAGCACCTTCGCTATATAGATGCTCACATAAATAACGAGCAACTTGACCTGCGCCCTGCACAGCGATTTTTCTTCCGCGGAGAGAATCGTTCCCCCACTTTTGTTTTGCGCAAGCTTTCATTCCAACATAAACGCCATAAGCAGTTACGGGTGATGGATCTCCTGAACCGCCTAATGCCTTAGATATACCGGTTACATACTTGGTTTCCATTCTTACATATTCCATATCGCGAACATCGGTACCGACATCTTCGGCAGTGATGTATCTTCCCGCCAGACCATCAACAAACTTTCCGAAAGTCCTAAATAACAATTCATTTTTTTGTGTTCTTGAATCACCTATGATTACAGCTTTTCCGCCGCCTAAATTTAAACCTGCAGCCGCTGCCTTGTAAGTCATACCTCTTGATAATCGTAAGACATCTTTTAATGCTTGGTCGGATGTTGAATAGCTCCACATTCTAGTACCGCCTAAAGACGGTCCCAAAGTCGTATCATGAATTGCAATAATAGCTCTTAAACCTGATTCCTTATTCGAACAATAAACCACTTGTTCGTGGTCATTATTTTCCATCATTTCAAAAATTTCCATTATAACTCCCTCGTTTATTCCTTTATTCCATTAAATTCCGAAAAGCCAAAAAAGTACCAAAGCGATACTTTCTCGGAACCTGTAATATAATAATTTTTCTAGATTTAGATTGTAATCGGATGCGATACCTTCAACTTTTATATTAAAGAAATGAGCCATTTCGATTGCGCGAGGTAAGTGAAAATCATCCGAAATAAGTACCACTTTTAGCGGCTGTGTATTTCTAAAAAAATTATTTCTTGTAAATTCTACTTGTTGAATGGTTGTAGAAGTTTCTTCTTCGATTAGTACACGACTTGAGCTAGAACCTAAATCCTTGTAATAATCCGCTCCAGCTTTCGCTTCGGATATTTCACCCGGTGCATTTCCACCTGTGAATTGAACTGTTCTAACTTTGCCAACTTGACTGAGTTTGTGAACTTTTTTAATTCTGCCTTCGAAAATTGTGCTTGGTTTATTATTGCTCCATACTGCTGCACCTAAGACTACTGCAATATCATAGCTTTGAGCTGATTGAATTTGTTTTAATTTATAACTTTGCGAGGTAATGAAATAATAGCTAAACCCGAGTGTTAGAGTAATTGCCAATATAGCTCCGCTAAATGCTCTTACAGATCCGCTACTTTGTCTTCCTATTAATATTCCCCAAATGTAAGCCAGCAAATAGTAGTGAGTAAATAAATTAATAATAAAAATGACAGCTAAATAAAACTTGCGGGCAGGAACTTCAAATAAATACGTGTTTAAGGGTTCAAACTCAAATGTGGATATCGCATAACCAATTCCGTAGGATACTATTGCAAGAATTGAAACAAAAATAATTGTTCTGAATACCTTATTATCATATCCATTGCCAACTACATGTAAAAGCACTGCACCAAGAATTATAAGAAACGATAAGAGTAGATTAAAAATATTTCCAAGGTACGAAAAATTTATATCCGATAGTGGAATGTCGTAGATGGAGTATTTAAACAGAATTTGGAGAATGAGATTAGTAAATAGAAGAAACAATGCTGTAATTAATTTTGACATATTAGATTTGCTATCTCATAATGAATATTGGTTAATTATTGGGAAATATAGCTACATTGATGTTGTTACCATAGTTATAAATTTTTGCATTAACATTAAAAACAGCAGAAATATTTTCTTCAGTTAACACTTTATGTTTAATATCATCAAGATAGATTTTTCCGTCTTTCATGAAAATCATTCTGTGGCTGTAGCAGCCTGATAAATTTAAATCGTGTGAAACCATAATTATCGTCAATTTCTTCTCGTTGTTTAACGATTTCAACAAATCAAATATTGAAATTTGATGTTCCAAATCCAAATGCGCATTTGGTTCATCAAGCAAAATTAAGTCCGGTTCTTGAACTAATGCACGCGCAATAAATGCTCTTTGAGCTTCACCACCTGAAACGGAGTTAATGCTTTTATTTTTTAAATGACTGATACCAACCAAATCCAAAACATTATTTATTTTTTTGATATCATCATCCTTTTCGAATCCCAAAAAATTAAGATAAGGAGTTCTTCCCATCGCAACAATTTCAAAAATGGAAAAAGGGTAAACGGAATAATATTTTTGCGGGACAAAAGAGATTCTCTTTGCTAATTCTTTCCGGGAAAAAGTTTTATAATTTTTTCCCTCAAAGAGAATCTCTCCTGAATTTGGAGTGCTAATACCGAGGATAAGATTTAGTAGAGTTGATTTACCTGATCCATTAGGACCTAATATGGTAACAAACTCACCTGGATTAACTACTAAATAGATATCATTAAGTGTAAACCCATCAGGATCATCATTATACTTGAATGCGACCTTTTTTAATGTAAGCATCACTGAAAATTAATTGATTATTTTTTTTTACTTAGGGTAGAAGATAACCAATTTTTCAATGATTCTTTAGTCACTCTAACGACATCCGGTAAATCATAAATAATGGTATAAATAACTGGCACAATGATTAATGTTAAAACTGTACCGAATAATAATCCAAAAATAACCGCAACACCCATCTGCCTCCAAAATTCGGCATCTGTGCCGCCGCTTTGGAATGAAAGTGTATAAAGATCAAATCCAAAACCAAAAGTTAACGGGATTAATCCTAAGATAGTTGTAATTGCGGTTAGTGTAACCGGTCTAAACCTTCTTAATCCAGCACGAATTACCGAATCTGTAACACTCAGACCACGATTCCTCAAGATATTAACGTAATCAATCAATACAATGTTATTGTTTACAATTACGCCGGCTAAACTTATAACTCCTATACCGGTCATAATAATTCCAAATGCCATTCCGAATAACGTTAACCCAATTAAAACACCGATTAATGATATAATAACAGCTGCCATAATAATAAGTGGTTGACTTAACGAATTAAATTGGATTACAAGTACAAGAAATATACTCAGTAAAGCAATCATAAAAGCACGTCCGAGAAATTCTTGAGCTTTTTCTTGCTCCTCATTCTGTCCTGTGTAATCAATTTTATAATCTTGCGGTAAATTAAATGACGCAAGTTTAGCTTTAACGTTATCTAAAACTTCATTTTGGTTAAAACCCTCTTTAACATTTGAAGAAACAGTAACAACTCTCTTTAAATCGACTCTTCTAATTGAACCGGGTCCTCTATCTCTGCTAATCTCAGCGACACTACTTAGAGGAACATCAAGTGTATTTCCCTTTTTATCATTATAAATGATTCTTAGGGAATTTAAGGCATCAATACTATTCCGCTGATCTTCTTTTAAGCGAACAGTAATATCATATTCATCTTCATTTACTCTATAATTTGAAGCTTCAAAACCATTTATTGCTGTTCTTATCGAATTAGCGATAATTGAAGTATTCATATCAAGTAATGCGGCTTTTTCTCTGTTGATAATAACTCTTACTTCAGGACGGCCGGCATCGTAATCATCTTGAATATCTACAACTCCAAGGATTTCTTTTATTTGATCTTTAACTTGGTCGGCAAGAACCCCAAGCATTGTAAAATCATCACCCGAAATTTCAATATTTACGGGTTTACCAACCGGCGGTCCGGCTGCCTCTTGTTGAATATCATATTCAGCACCAGGAATTTTGCTAATGGCTTCTCGTATCTGATCAGTTGTTATTTTTGAAGACTGACTGCGTAAATCATAATCAATATACTGGACAGTAATTGTACTTTTATTCGGGGTTGAACTTCCGCCATCAAACGGATTATTTGAAGACCCAACATTTGCAACATAATCTTTGACATCAACTTCGGCAAATTGCTTTAATTCTTGTTCAACACTTTTCGCAATTCTGTTTGACATGTCAATGTTTGTTCCGGTAGGACTTTCAATGTTTACGTATACACGGGGAGGATCAATATTTGGGAAAAATTCAACTCCATGATCAAACTCTCTATAAACCAATGAAATAATAATTAAAAGTAATATAGTGCCCGAAATAATTTTCAATCGCGGATTCAAGAAAAGATATATTATTCCAACCCCTAAAAGTGTACTAATTATTAATACAAGTACGTTTGGAATTTCCGGTGTTTCAACCGCGGCATTAGTAATCATTATTAATATGATTGTAGCTAGAATTCCGAACCAATTTCTCTTATTAACTTTTTGATTTTTATCTCTTTCTTTACCTACGGCACTTTTTAAAAACTTTTCGTAATATCTTATTACTACAGGCAAAGCGACATCGACAAAGAAATGTGTCAGTTTATTAAGTGGTAATATTAATTTCTTTAAAAGTGTATCGGCTTTATCATTTGGGTTTTCCACCTTCATAAATTTTGATGCAAAAACCGGATTAATTATCAACGCGACGAACAAGGACGATGTTAGAGTTATAATAACTGTAATCGGCAAATAAAACATAAAATCACCAACAACACCGGGCCAAAAAGTCATTGGCAAAAAAGCTAAAACTGTTGTAAGTGTTGAAGTTGTAATAGGCCAAGCAACTTCCGCAGTTGCAGTCTTTGCCGCTCTAATAAGATCATATCCTTCTTCTAAGAACTTGTAGATATTTTCAATAACGACTATTGCGTTATCAACTAGCATACCCAAAGCAAGTATTAAGGAGAAAAGTACGATGAAGTTTAGAGTAAAACCGAAAGCAGATAATAAAGTGAAAGATATTAACATACTTAATGGAATTGCGATTGCAACAAATAAAGCGTTTCTAATTCCAAGAAAAAACAGAAGTACTATAAGAACTAAAACTAAACCTGAGAAAATATTATTCTCTAAGTTTCTATTGCTCTCCTTTATATCCTTAGAAAAATCTACGGTTAAGTTGAAATTCAATCCATCCGGGTAACTTGATTTAGCATTTGCAATTACTTCTTTTACCTTATCGGCAATCTCGATAATATTAGCACCGACACGTTTAGAAATGTTTAAAGTGACTGCATCAACTCCATTTACTCTAGCGTAGGTAGTTCTATCTTTGAATGAATACGAAACCTCAGCAACATCACGGATATAAATAGGTTTACCTTCATGCATTTTTGCAATGAGATCTTGTATGATATACGGTTTATCAAATTCACCAGGAACGCGAACCAAAAAACTCTTTGTTGCTAAATCGATTGAACCGCCCGGGATTGTTCTATTTTCATTTTGAATTGCTTCAATGATATCATCGAACCGTAGGTTATAATGCATCAGTTTATTGGCATCGACGTCAACTTTTACTTCTCGCTCAAGCCCACCGGATATCTTAACTTCTAAGACACCATTAATATTTTCTATCTCGTCTTTTAAATCATCTGCAATATCTTTCAATTTTACTAATCCATACGGACCACTTATGTTGTACGTCATAATCGGGAATTCTGAGAAGTTAATTTCAATGATCTCCGGCTTTTCTACATCGTCAGGCAATTCTGATTCAGCCTTTTGAACTTTATCTCTAATTTTTTGCAAAGCCTCGTCAATATCAAAACCACTTTGAAACTCGGCTTGAATCAGAGAGAATCCTTCAAAGGAAGCCGATCGCAATTCTTTTACTTCACTTATTGTGCTAATTTCTTTTTCAATCGGCTGAGTTATTAATGATTCAATATCTTCCGGTGAAACTCCAAAATATGGAGTAGAAACTATAACTAAAGGAATTTGAACATCCGGTGAAGCTTCTCTGGGTAGTGAATTATATGACGTTATACCAAATATTATAATGATAAATACAAGAATAAATATACTTGTTCTGTTATCTATACTTACATCTGTAATTTTCATAAAAGAAATCCTTAGTTTACAATTGATACATTTTCGCCGTCAACTAAATTTTGAAACCCGACGACGATTAATCTATCCCCTTTTGAAAGACCGCTCTTCACAGCCACAGCATCACCATTTCTATTCAAGATATTGATATTTCTCAATTCAGCTTTACCATCTTTTTCAACAAAGACTATATATCCATCGTCTGTTCGTGTAATAACTTCTTCAGGGATGATTATGATATCTTTATAATTTTGCTTTGTTATTGAAACCTCAGCTAACATATCCGGTTTGATTAATCCATTTTTGTTTTGAATCACAATCTCGATTGGGAATGTTCTATTAGCCGGATTTAGTGCTTTACCTACATAAGACACTTTACTTTCAAATGGTTCGTCAAATAATTCTTTGATAATAATTTTAGCACTCGCACCTTGTTTAATTTCAGCAGCGTATCTTTCCGGAATTCCGGCTTCAATTTTTAGTCTTGATGGATCAATAACTCTAACTATCTGAACTGCAGGAGGAACAAACTCACCAACTTCAAAAGCTCTGGAATCAACTAGTCCGCTAAACGGTGCTTTAATAAATGTCTTATCATATAAAATTTTTGCTTGCTCATACATAGCCTTTAACTGATCACGAGTGTACTTTGTATTAAGCAATTCAAATTCACTTCCTACATTCTCATCAAAAACTTTTTGTTGCCGCTGATATTTAGCATCTGCTAATTCGTACTGAGCTTTGGCTGCATTCATGGAAGCTTTCATAGCATCATTATCAAGAATTAATATTGTATCGCCCTTATTTACGTACGCTCCCTTGTCGTTAACAATTTGCTTAACTATACCACCCATTTCGTGTGAAATTCTAGCGTCATTATAAGGTTTTACGGTTCCTATCGTTGTTATTACATCGGTATAATCTTGAGAATTCAGATTTTCTATTTCAACATTTACGGATTTTACATTCTCTATTTCTATTTCAGGATTTTCATCCGAACACGATGTTAGGGTCATAATTGCGAATGCAAAAGCGACGATAATTACAGTATATTTTTGTCTCATACTAAAGTTCCTTTAGTTCTTATTTAAAATTTCATCTGCTGTTTTACCTAATAGTAAATCCAGTTTTGCATGTTCCACAAAGTAATCGTGTATTGACTGTAAATAATTAACTTTAGCTTGTGAAACATCTACTAACGCATTTGTCACTTCTATTTGAGAACTCAACCCGTTTGTAAATCTCTTTGAAGCGATTTCGAAACCTCTCTCGGTTTCATTTACCGCGCCACTGTAGGCAGCAATTTGTTGTTCAATTTTTTCGACCGTTAAAATTGAATTCTCATATTCATTCTTCACTGCTTTTTTTGTTTTAAGATAATCCTCGACTGATTTCTTATAATCTATTTCAGCTTGCTGAACTTTCGAATCAAGTTCCCAACCTTTGAATATCGGTACCGATAAAGCGACACCTACAAAAACCG
It contains:
- a CDS encoding multiheme c-type cytochrome, giving the protein MLKKILTSIFFFILSLSIYPQRATQPGDFTYDDFETPQYCGSSCHTEFYQQWQQAMMSQAYTHHWDEIEYFKLAVPHAERDEMVAEVKDGCNGCHTPIAYIAGDTPPPFPHENSRANESVSCDVCHTITGFEGDIPYNFNYIMSPGKTKYSSRKGDIDSPAHQIVRSEFHKSGDFCGICHNEKSPYDAWVKSTHLEWKEGPYFKEGVQCQDCHMTKTKFKSASMGLTYEDTKLHLFHGAHDEGKVKGTIEVRINPDIREVEPGEVVKFTVALFNQKTGHKFPTGSVEDRIVWLHVEATDSEGNVYHLPVDKKGFDGEEYTIAADVLAYQDMGIALDDPNFKGVQRDAVPVGDRIFRMPYFDPQGRMTIQQWNTKSLGVDYRIGPRETQTETFTFRLPYEIAEGKVKVKATINYQKLVSSVGEFLEVPEDEMEIIKVGEHSTEFTVFY
- a CDS encoding YdcF family protein, whose translation is MSKLITALFLLFTNLILQILFKYSIYDIPLSDINFSYLGNIFNLLLSFLIILGAVLLHVVGNGYDNKVFRTIIFVSILAIVSYGIGYAISTFEFEPLNTYLFEVPARKFYLAVIFIINLFTHYYLLAYIWGILIGRQSSGSVRAFSGAILAITLTLGFSYYFITSQSYKLKQIQSAQSYDIAVVLGAAVWSNNKPSTIFEGRIKKVHKLSQVGKVRTVQFTGGNAPGEISEAKAGADYYKDLGSSSSRVLIEEETSTTIQQVEFTRNNFFRNTQPLKVVLISDDFHLPRAIEMAHFFNIKVEGIASDYNLNLEKLLYYRFRESIALVLFWLFGI
- a CDS encoding M50 family metallopeptidase is translated as MTKKNQKILHLSIIFGILLISFFAWNTFVLFPIKIFVVLLHEMSHGIVAVFTGGKIISIEVTEYLGGITTTEGGNIILIASSGYLGSIAIGTLLFYSSFDKKLSIWFTTGLAILLLIFTANFLIGTVSQITAMLAAIILIISPRYFNAIANQILLQAIGLVSVFYVLIDMKEDLLSGSTYKTDSNLLESLTTIPSTFIALFWMSISIIVIYFLVRKLLLAK
- a CDS encoding ABC transporter ATP-binding protein — protein: MLTLKKVAFKYNDDPDGFTLNDIYLVVNPGEFVTILGPNGSGKSTLLNLILGISTPNSGEILFEGKNYKTFSRKELAKRISFVPQKYYSVYPFSIFEIVAMGRTPYLNFLGFEKDDDIKKINNVLDLVGISHLKNKSINSVSGGEAQRAFIARALVQEPDLILLDEPNAHLDLEHQISIFDLLKSLNNEKKLTIIMVSHDLNLSGCYSHRMIFMKDGKIYLDDIKHKVLTEENISAVFNVNAKIYNYGNNINVAIFPNN
- the nusB gene encoding transcription antitermination factor NusB → MPAKKTIRRVLREKSLQVLYAYEMSGDGLQNLLDGILIDITTKSDKEFSTKLVNAVIANRKELDAQISERVNNWEMDRIALIDRILLRIGIAEIFYFPDIPPKVSINEVIEIAKDYSTSNSGKFINGILDAILTDLKQSGKLNKVGRGLIDQTITKNT
- a CDS encoding Glu/Leu/Phe/Val dehydrogenase; this encodes MEIFEMMENNDHEQVVYCSNKESGLRAIIAIHDTTLGPSLGGTRMWSYSTSDQALKDVLRLSRGMTYKAAAAGLNLGGGKAVIIGDSRTQKNELLFRTFGKFVDGLAGRYITAEDVGTDVRDMEYVRMETKYVTGISKALGGSGDPSPVTAYGVYVGMKACAKQKWGNDSLRGRKIAVQGAGQVARYLCEHLYSEGAELIITDIVEDKVKRILETVKAHVVKPEEIYDTDAEIFAPTALGGILNDETIAKLKCEIIAGGANNQLEDENKHGQMLLDKGILYAPDYVINAGGLINVSNELEGYRQDRAMKQAEAIYDIVKKVLLLSKEHNVPTHVASNKLAEERLQNIGGIRKIYSGYSNFSGRLGELTTK
- a CDS encoding PGPGW domain-containing protein; protein product: MRKKIKKIIVAVFGFTILLIGIVVIFLPGPAIIIIPVGLAVLATEFVWAEKLLAKFKEKANNLWSRRK
- a CDS encoding MFS transporter, translated to MTKQSQKTPESKFKIFIWTLFDLANTSYSIVVVTFLFAVYFKETVAAGQPIGDLYWSIGTSASMIIVAFISPILGAIADYSAGKKRFLLFFTLLCILSTSLLYFVGEGDIFWAVLLFILANIGFEAGLVFYDAFLPEITTPKNYGRVSGYGFAMGYIGSLASLALAFPFIQNEMIRETFPISALFFFLFAIPLFIFLKDSRKDVIHTESFASIGFKRVWNTLSHLKNYKNLATFLIAYFFYIEGVNTIIFFSGNYASTTLNFSMMELITFFLIVQTTAILGSVTFGILADSVGQKKSIVLSLIIWIFTILLAFMTSSPDAYLVRYFTAYFNSDVVTVQKDAFYVIGLLAGSVMGATQSTSRSLMSKLTPPDRKTEFFGFYSFFGKSSAILGPLVFGIISFTTGSQRAAILSIGAFFVVGLWILSMVKDPRNESSVI